One Frankia alni ACN14a DNA window includes the following coding sequences:
- a CDS encoding ATP-binding protein produces the protein MTCSPVPADLTRFVGREQECVQIAELLSCSRLMTLTGPGGVGKTRLAKEVLRRQAGDLVDSVVFVELAEVAHGDQVTAAIAAALGLALDSGGESLPSLGRALQERDILLVLDNCEHLLAACGRLMGALLPAAPGVRVLATSREPLGIFGERTWRVPPLSLPAPSSNSAADSDAVKLFLDRALSVAPDFVVTADRLRMVGELCRRLDGIPLAIELAAVRTRSFDLPQMLSDDVPIFRVLDRGNEAGPLRHHTLRKAIEWSHDLCTPQEQALWSRLAIFSGSFSLAAAREVCAGDGLTGDEIVPLIGNLVEKSVVTCNVIEAAPRYRLLESLRVFGLERCEQVETWRRRHRDHYLGLALESTHTSTGDEQLVTVRRLQGELPNIRSAVGYSLSRSSERLIGLEMTGALWFYWNACGHLRDGCRWLQRALAENPESTPARAKALWVLGWYEMVQGDKANARLHLEAARDMGRAIGDASAAATAMQFLGTLEELDGNSEGALLLLEDAQRRHRKAGEDGALSILCGAQLAMLHTLAGRIDEGRRQCDVAVAQAEAHDERWAASWAHWNRGLVHHFAGEPARSVESLRIALTAKASLRDWLGASACVEVMVWDAVDLGRLEYAARLLGIGRMLCRAMGGRQPLFGSAFLTARRAEYVEGIRHATGVENFQREFAAGLALDIEEAIDFVLDMSSVRASLTVPPDRSHGDALTAREREISRLIYQGLSNADIAGSLTISRRTVEGHVNRILAKLNFRSRSQVAVWMARREPVESGR, from the coding sequence ATGACATGTTCTCCCGTTCCCGCCGACCTCACCCGCTTCGTGGGCCGGGAGCAGGAGTGCGTCCAGATCGCGGAGCTCCTGTCCTGCTCGCGACTGATGACCCTGACCGGACCCGGCGGGGTGGGAAAAACCCGATTAGCCAAAGAGGTGCTGCGCCGGCAGGCGGGCGACCTGGTGGACTCCGTCGTCTTCGTCGAGCTCGCCGAGGTCGCCCACGGCGACCAGGTCACGGCGGCGATCGCCGCGGCGCTGGGCCTGGCGCTGGACAGCGGCGGCGAATCGCTGCCGAGCCTGGGCCGGGCCCTCCAGGAGCGCGACATCCTGCTGGTACTCGACAACTGCGAGCACCTCCTCGCCGCGTGCGGGCGGCTGATGGGCGCCCTGCTGCCCGCAGCGCCCGGGGTCAGGGTTCTCGCGACGAGTCGTGAGCCACTCGGCATCTTCGGCGAGCGCACCTGGCGGGTTCCCCCGCTGAGCCTGCCGGCGCCGTCGTCGAACTCCGCTGCCGACAGCGATGCCGTGAAGCTCTTCCTGGACCGAGCGCTGTCGGTCGCACCGGACTTCGTGGTCACCGCCGACCGGCTCCGGATGGTGGGTGAGCTCTGCCGCCGCCTCGACGGCATCCCTCTCGCCATCGAGCTGGCCGCGGTCCGCACGCGCTCCTTCGATCTTCCGCAGATGCTGTCGGATGACGTGCCGATCTTCCGCGTGCTCGACCGGGGGAACGAGGCTGGCCCACTCCGCCACCACACCCTGCGCAAGGCGATCGAGTGGAGCCACGATCTCTGCACGCCCCAGGAGCAGGCCTTGTGGAGCCGGCTGGCGATCTTCAGCGGGTCCTTCAGCCTCGCCGCCGCCCGGGAGGTGTGTGCCGGTGACGGCCTGACCGGGGACGAGATTGTTCCACTGATCGGGAATCTGGTGGAGAAGTCGGTCGTAACCTGCAACGTGATCGAAGCCGCCCCACGCTACCGGCTTCTGGAAAGCCTGCGCGTCTTCGGGCTCGAGCGTTGTGAACAGGTGGAGACGTGGCGTCGTCGGCACCGCGACCACTATCTCGGTCTGGCGCTGGAAAGTACGCACACCTCGACCGGGGACGAGCAGCTCGTCACGGTCCGGCGGCTTCAGGGTGAGCTTCCCAACATCCGCTCCGCCGTCGGCTACTCCCTCTCGCGGAGCTCGGAGCGGCTGATCGGCCTCGAGATGACGGGTGCGCTCTGGTTTTACTGGAATGCCTGTGGCCACCTGCGTGACGGCTGTCGTTGGTTACAACGCGCGCTCGCGGAGAATCCCGAGTCGACGCCGGCGCGCGCAAAGGCCCTGTGGGTGCTCGGGTGGTACGAGATGGTCCAGGGAGACAAGGCCAACGCTCGGCTTCACCTGGAGGCGGCCCGGGACATGGGTCGGGCGATCGGTGACGCCTCGGCGGCCGCGACCGCCATGCAGTTCCTCGGCACGCTCGAAGAGCTGGACGGGAACTCCGAGGGCGCCCTGCTGCTGCTCGAGGACGCCCAGCGCCGCCACCGGAAGGCCGGAGAGGACGGGGCGCTGAGTATCCTCTGCGGCGCCCAGCTCGCAATGCTCCACACTCTCGCCGGCCGGATCGATGAAGGGCGGCGACAGTGCGACGTGGCGGTGGCCCAGGCGGAAGCCCACGATGAGCGGTGGGCGGCCTCCTGGGCGCACTGGAACCGCGGACTGGTCCACCACTTCGCCGGAGAGCCGGCACGTTCCGTCGAGTCACTGCGTATTGCCCTCACCGCCAAGGCATCCCTGCGTGACTGGCTGGGCGCTTCAGCCTGCGTCGAGGTCATGGTGTGGGACGCGGTCGACCTGGGACGGCTGGAGTACGCCGCCCGGCTGCTCGGGATTGGTCGCATGCTGTGCCGGGCCATGGGCGGGCGACAGCCCCTGTTCGGATCAGCGTTCTTGACGGCGCGACGGGCGGAGTACGTGGAAGGCATCCGTCATGCGACGGGAGTCGAGAACTTTCAGCGTGAGTTCGCCGCGGGGCTCGCCCTGGACATCGAGGAAGCCATCGACTTCGTCCTGGACATGTCGTCGGTCCGGGCCAGTCTCACCGTCCCGCCGGACCGCTCGCACGGCGACGCGCTGACCGCTCGCGAGCGGGAGATCAGCCGCTTGATTTACCAGGGGCTGAGCAACGCCGACATCGCCGGGTCGCTCACCATTTCGCGACGCACCGTCGAGGGCCACGTGAACCGAATCCTGGCCAAGCTGAACTTCCGCTCCCGCTCCCAGGTCGCCGTGTGGATGGCACGCCGAGAGCCGGTCGAGTCCGGGCGTTAG
- a CDS encoding Zn-dependent alcohol dehydrogenase: protein MKTKAAVLYEAGKPFEIEELEIVKPGAEEVLVRYDYSGLCHSDLHMVKGHLPFRAPMVFGHEGAGEILEAGSNVTGFHPGDHFVASFYPVCGRCRWCATGNSRLCDLGANGLEGFLPGGRFPFRGNSGEYGSMMTLGTFSQYATVHQNSIVKIDDDLPLDKAALVGCGVPTGWGSAVNSAEVRPGDTVVIYGIGGIGTNAVQGAAYAGAQHLIAVDPAPDRRESAKRFGATHTAATADEALELVTQLTRGVGADSTIITVDELTAEVVSQATEATSKGGTIVITSMGQYEGETIKLSGVQLALWGKRIQGSLYGGCNPLYDIPKLLSLYRTGHVKLDELITSIYTLEQVNEGYDDLMAHKNIRGIIAHEH, encoded by the coding sequence GTGAAGACCAAGGCCGCAGTCCTCTACGAGGCGGGCAAGCCGTTCGAGATCGAGGAGCTCGAGATCGTCAAGCCGGGGGCCGAGGAGGTGCTCGTCCGCTACGACTACTCCGGCCTCTGCCATTCCGATCTCCACATGGTGAAGGGCCACCTGCCCTTCCGGGCCCCGATGGTCTTCGGCCATGAGGGAGCCGGCGAGATCCTCGAGGCCGGGTCCAACGTCACCGGTTTCCATCCCGGCGACCACTTCGTCGCTTCGTTCTACCCTGTGTGCGGCCGGTGCCGCTGGTGTGCGACCGGCAACTCCCGACTGTGCGACCTCGGCGCGAACGGCCTGGAAGGCTTTCTCCCGGGTGGCCGCTTCCCCTTCAGGGGCAACAGCGGCGAGTACGGCTCGATGATGACGCTGGGCACCTTCAGTCAGTACGCGACCGTGCACCAGAACTCGATCGTCAAGATCGACGACGACCTCCCGCTGGACAAGGCGGCCCTCGTCGGCTGCGGGGTGCCCACCGGCTGGGGTTCCGCGGTCAACTCGGCCGAGGTCCGGCCCGGTGACACCGTGGTCATCTACGGCATCGGCGGCATCGGCACCAACGCGGTCCAGGGTGCGGCCTACGCCGGCGCGCAGCACCTGATCGCCGTCGATCCCGCGCCGGACAGACGGGAGAGCGCGAAGCGCTTCGGGGCGACGCACACCGCCGCCACGGCGGATGAGGCACTCGAGCTGGTCACGCAGCTCACGCGCGGGGTCGGCGCCGACAGCACCATCATCACGGTCGACGAGCTGACCGCCGAGGTCGTGTCGCAGGCCACCGAGGCGACTTCCAAGGGCGGAACCATCGTCATCACGTCGATGGGTCAGTACGAGGGCGAGACGATCAAGCTCTCCGGGGTTCAGCTGGCACTCTGGGGCAAGCGGATACAGGGCTCCCTCTACGGTGGGTGCAACCCCCTGTACGACATTCCGAAGCTGCTTTCCCTCTACCGCACCGGCCACGTCAAGCTGGATGAGCTCATCACGAGCATCTACACCTTGGAGCAGGTCAACGAGGGCTACGACGACCTGATGGCGCACAAGAACATCCGCGGCATCATCGCGCACGAGCACTAG
- a CDS encoding aldehyde dehydrogenase family protein: protein MTSTIESPALTSSEVSVPHYRLFIDGEWVDTSEQYVIVNPATEETVATAAKGGIDQADAAVAAARRAFDQGIWRSLPPVRRAAVLEAVADALEARSEELAATATREGGAPLYLSMGLNAITPVSNLRYFAELARRYQFEAPGPVVGGIAHGGVIRREPIGVCAAIVPWNFPLALAVWKIGPALAAGNSVVLKTDEKTPIGALELARELQAAGLPDGVFNVVTGDGEVVGAHLAAHPDVNKIGFTGSSEVGRKVAEAAGRSNLKRVTLELGGKGPNIVLADADMQMAVDGAIWGFLMHAGQACESGTRLLLPSSVHDRFVERLVDRLATVRIGDPLDPTSNLGPLISAAQRDRVLRYVELARVEGATVACGGRVPAGTDKGYWVEPTVLTDVTNDMRVAREEIFGPVLCVLRYDTVDEAIEIANDSDFGLAAGVWSSNVDAALDVARRLEAGSVWINDFHMANENYPFGGFKQSGVGRELGVNALDAYTEAKSIQISMEPDIQKRAYGLALSTPAPAWGD, encoded by the coding sequence ATGACTTCCACCATCGAAAGCCCCGCTCTCACGTCCAGCGAGGTCTCGGTCCCACATTATCGGCTGTTCATCGACGGAGAATGGGTCGACACCTCGGAACAGTACGTCATCGTCAATCCCGCAACGGAGGAGACGGTCGCCACGGCGGCCAAAGGTGGCATTGACCAGGCGGACGCCGCCGTCGCGGCGGCCCGCCGTGCGTTCGACCAAGGCATCTGGCGCAGTCTTCCGCCGGTGCGCCGCGCGGCGGTTCTGGAAGCCGTGGCCGACGCTCTCGAGGCTCGTTCCGAGGAGCTGGCGGCGACGGCGACGCGCGAGGGCGGCGCGCCGCTGTACCTCTCCATGGGCCTGAATGCGATCACGCCGGTGTCCAATCTCCGGTACTTCGCCGAGCTGGCCCGCCGGTACCAGTTCGAGGCTCCCGGGCCGGTCGTCGGCGGCATCGCGCACGGGGGCGTCATCCGCAGGGAGCCGATCGGCGTCTGCGCGGCGATCGTGCCCTGGAACTTCCCGCTGGCCCTCGCGGTCTGGAAGATCGGCCCCGCCCTCGCGGCGGGCAACTCCGTGGTTCTCAAGACCGACGAGAAGACCCCGATCGGCGCCCTCGAACTGGCGCGGGAGCTGCAGGCCGCCGGTCTGCCGGACGGCGTGTTCAACGTCGTCACCGGGGACGGCGAGGTCGTCGGCGCCCACCTCGCCGCCCATCCCGATGTCAACAAGATCGGCTTCACCGGCTCGTCCGAGGTCGGCCGGAAGGTGGCCGAGGCCGCGGGCCGGAGCAACCTCAAGCGAGTCACGCTCGAGCTGGGCGGCAAGGGCCCGAACATCGTGCTGGCGGACGCCGACATGCAAATGGCGGTCGACGGCGCGATCTGGGGCTTCCTCATGCACGCCGGACAGGCCTGCGAGTCCGGGACCCGCCTGCTGCTGCCGAGTTCGGTCCACGACCGGTTCGTCGAACGGCTGGTCGACCGGCTGGCCACAGTCAGGATCGGCGACCCGCTGGACCCCACCTCCAACCTCGGCCCGCTGATCAGCGCGGCGCAGCGGGACCGGGTCCTCAGGTACGTCGAGCTGGCCCGCGTGGAGGGGGCCACCGTCGCGTGCGGCGGGCGCGTGCCCGCGGGCACCGACAAGGGGTACTGGGTCGAGCCGACCGTCCTCACCGACGTCACGAACGACATGAGGGTCGCTCGGGAGGAGATCTTCGGCCCCGTCCTGTGCGTCCTGCGTTACGACACGGTGGACGAGGCCATCGAGATCGCCAACGACAGCGACTTCGGCCTGGCCGCCGGCGTCTGGAGCAGCAACGTGGACGCCGCACTGGACGTGGCCCGACGGCTGGAGGCCGGGTCAGTCTGGATCAACGATTTCCACATGGCCAACGAGAACTACCCGTTCGGTGGGTTCAAGCAGAGCGGGGTGGGTCGCGAACTCGGCGTGAACGCCCTCGACGCCTACACGGAGGCCAAGTCCATCCAGATCAGCATGGAGCCGGACATTCAGAAGCGGGCCTACGGCCTCGCACTGTCCACCCCCGCCCCCGCGTGGGGCGACTGA
- a CDS encoding cytochrome P450, which produces MTTTPTTVPEKPDVLSAEFARDPHTYYKIMRDFYPVLHHEVSGYYFVSRYEDVARIYKDSVGFSNENYAFQMEPVIGKTVIQMGGREHAINRQLITPALRGNYLEELLPQVDELATEMIDKFRTAGRVDLAEDFTKWFPINVIVKMLDLPREDLPKFHEWYSSLMAFLANLTNDPEIHAWGMRTQQEYPAYILPIIAERRRNPGTDLISRLTQAEINDEQFSDEQIKALIGLLLIAGGETTDKSIASTLKYLIMHPEQLEAVRQDPSLATRALVETLRYHPPVQIILRTTTDDVEVAGTVIPVGSVVGCVNGAANRDERRFDDPDTYNIFRTDINIRQAFAGSADHIAFALGRHFCVGSLLAKREAETAINQILAAMPDIRFADGIEPTDAGLFTRGPESLIVEFTPAS; this is translated from the coding sequence GTGACCACCACCCCCACCACCGTCCCGGAGAAGCCCGACGTCCTCTCCGCGGAGTTCGCTCGCGACCCGCACACCTATTACAAGATCATGCGTGACTTCTATCCGGTGCTGCACCACGAGGTCAGCGGCTACTACTTCGTCAGTCGGTACGAGGACGTGGCCCGGATCTACAAGGACTCGGTCGGCTTCTCGAACGAGAACTACGCGTTCCAGATGGAGCCCGTCATTGGCAAGACCGTCATCCAGATGGGTGGACGCGAACACGCCATCAACCGGCAGCTCATCACGCCGGCCCTGCGCGGCAACTACCTTGAGGAGCTGCTTCCCCAGGTCGACGAACTGGCGACCGAGATGATCGACAAGTTCCGGACCGCCGGTCGCGTCGACCTGGCGGAGGATTTCACCAAATGGTTCCCGATCAACGTGATCGTCAAGATGCTCGACCTGCCCCGTGAAGATCTGCCGAAGTTTCACGAGTGGTACTCCTCGCTGATGGCGTTCCTCGCGAATCTCACGAACGACCCGGAGATCCATGCCTGGGGAATGCGCACCCAGCAGGAGTATCCGGCCTACATTCTGCCGATCATCGCCGAGCGTCGGCGGAATCCCGGTACCGACCTGATCTCGCGCCTCACCCAGGCCGAAATCAACGACGAGCAGTTCTCCGACGAGCAGATCAAGGCCCTGATCGGCCTGCTGCTGATCGCGGGTGGCGAGACCACCGACAAGTCGATCGCGAGCACGCTCAAATATCTGATCATGCACCCTGAGCAGCTTGAGGCCGTCCGCCAGGACCCCTCACTCGCGACCCGCGCGCTGGTGGAGACGCTTCGCTACCACCCACCCGTGCAGATCATCCTCCGCACGACGACCGACGACGTCGAGGTGGCGGGAACCGTGATCCCGGTGGGGAGCGTCGTCGGCTGTGTCAACGGCGCGGCCAACCGGGACGAGCGTCGGTTCGATGACCCTGACACATACAACATCTTCCGCACGGACATCAACATCAGGCAGGCCTTCGCCGGTTCGGCCGACCACATCGCCTTCGCACTCGGCCGCCACTTCTGCGTCGGCTCCCTGCTGGCCAAGCGCGAGGCCGAAACGGCCATCAACCAGATCCTCGCCGCGATGCCGGACATCCGCTTCGCGGACGGCATCGAACCCACCGACGCGGGCCTGTTCACCCGCGGTCCCGAATCTCTAATCGTGGAGTTCACTCCCGCCAGCTGA